The Xiphophorus hellerii strain 12219 chromosome 22, Xiphophorus_hellerii-4.1, whole genome shotgun sequence genome has a window encoding:
- the LOC116712518 gene encoding C-factor, whose translation MSAMAAPVALIQGASRGLGLEFCKHILKNKSLAAVVATCRTPDGAAELRGLAGQHRGRLTVLKLDVNLEEDIREAAARVKENFGRVDLLVNSAAMLHPTGKGETSLRDVSAQGIISTLTTNTVGPLVMAKYFSPLLQKGSGAFGLQPSEKAKHHSGVIVNITAKVGSIGDNGLGGWYSYRMSKAALNMATRNLSIELGRSQPKVVCVSLHPGTVNTDLSRPYHRNVPNDKLFSAEHSVNCLMGIINSLSIEKTGKAYSWDGTELPW comes from the exons ATGAGTGCCATGGCAGCTCCCGTCGCTCTCATTCAAGGTGCCAGCAGAGGACTGGGGCTTGAATTCTGCAAACACatactaaaaaacaaaagcctCGCTGCTGTCGTAGCGACATGCCGAACCCCGGACGGAGCGGCGGAGCTGCGGGGCCTGGCGGGACAACACCGGGGCAGACTCACGGTCCTCAAGCTGGACGTGAACCTGGAGGAGGACATCCGCGAAGCAGCTGCGCGGGTGAAGGAGAACTTCGGTCGGGTGGATCTACTCGTGAACTCTGCGGCGATGCTTCACCCCACCGGGAAAGGAGAAACTAGTTTGAGGGATGTTTCTGCGCAG gGCATCATATCCACCTTGACGACCAATACGGTGGGACCCCTGGTAATGGCCAAATATTTTAGCCCTCTCCTTCAGAAGGGCAGCGGCGCCTTCGGTCTGCAGCCTTCAGAGAAAGCGAAGCACCACAGCGGCGTCATCGTCAACATCACAGCTAAAGTTGGGTCCATTGGAGACAACG GTCTTGGTGGCTGGTACAGCTACAGAATGTCTAAAGCAGCTCTCAACATGGCTACCAGGAATTTATCCATAGAACTGGGCCGCAGTCAGCCCAAG gtggtgtgtgtgtctttACATCCGGGAACAGTTAACACGGACCTTTCCAGGCCTTATCACCGGAATGTGCCGAACGACAAGCTGTTCAGTGCTGAACACTCTGTGAACTGTCTGATGGGCATCATTAATTCACTAAGCATTGAAAAGACCGGGAAGGCATACAGCTGGGATGGTACCGAGCTTCCTTGGTAG